One segment of Salvia splendens isolate huo1 chromosome 20, SspV2, whole genome shotgun sequence DNA contains the following:
- the LOC121782233 gene encoding transmembrane ascorbate ferrireductase 1-like, whose product MALALKALHTSFAVHFLAVVGAILVLIWCISFRGGLAWDSSNKNLIFNLHPVLMFIGFIIIGGEAIVSYKSLPLKKPEKKLIHLVLHAIALILGIIGIYTAFKFHNESNIANLYSLHSWLGIGVIVLYGIQWVYGFLVFFFPGGTPTIRSESLPWHVLFGIFVYILAIATAALGYLEKLTFLENSGLEKYGSEAFLVNFTAIVTVLYGTFVILTTLCQSPTEDEYSYSAI is encoded by the exons ATGGCGTTAGCGTTGAAGGCTTTGCACACTTCTTTTGCTGTGCATTTTTTGGCTGTGGTGGGCGCGATTTTGGTGTTGATTTGGTGTATCAGCTTCAGGGGAGGTTTGGCATGGGACTCTTCCAACAAGAACcttatttttaat CTTCATCCTGTTCTGATGTTCATTGGGTTCATAATAATTGGAGGAGAAG CCATTGTAAGTTACAAAAGCCTCCCACTAAAGAAGCCTGAGAAGAAACTCATACATCTCGTATTGCATGCTATTGCTCTCATACTCGGCATCATTGGGATATACACAGCCTTCAAGTTTCACAATGAAAGCAATATTGCCAATTTATACAGTTTGCACTCTTGGCTCGGGATTGGTGTTATTGTTCTCTATGGTATTCAG TGGGTTTAtggcttcctcgtcttcttcttccctGGAGGAACACCAACTATCAGAAGTGAGTCGCTTCCATGGCACGTGCTCTTTGGTATCTTTGTGTACATCTTAGCTATTGCCACGGCAGCCTTGGGGTACCTAGAGAAGCTGACGTTCCTTGAGAATTCTGGGCTTGAAAAATATGGGTCAGAGGCGTTCCTTGTGAACTTCACAGCCATTGTCACCGTTTTGTACGGCACCTTTGTCATCTTAACCACCCTCTGCCAGTCACCTACAGAAGATGAGTACAGTTACTCAGCTATTTGA
- the LOC121782793 gene encoding single-strand DNA endonuclease 1-like, giving the protein MGVKNLWDILETCKKTLPLHHLQNKRVCVDLSCWIVQLQNVNRSHCPLKDKLYLKSLFHRLRALLALNCSLIFVTDGSIPGIKLSTYRRRLNTGNEAMPIVHAKHTSQNVSSLKRNMGSEFSCMIKEAKLLGIALGIQCLDGIEEAEAQCALLNAESLCDGCFTSDSDAFLFGARTVYRDICLGEGGYVTCYEMDDIERELGFGRDSLITLAILLGSDYTQGIRGVGPEYACQLVRAAGDSSVLQRLASEGLSFAKKPKNSKKKGKISEGENKENYVDNKRDFNGNESDFPMENQFSQVINAYMKPKCHSADSDAVNRALALYQVNNNQLHQICAQYFDWPPEKTDEYILPKIAERNLRRFANLRVTSSKLDLHMPINEMPVKCPISRIIKQRKIQGRDYFEVSWEDMDEVEASVVPADLVQSACPEKIMEFRELKAQKQMPSRKPRQKQKQDTKELDRKLQQLVDEIEKESTTSNAIGETKIDAPTSRQKTVDIEEIDGKLQELIIDTEKESSSSGSTNPRGGMLQQQRMMHFGTSIGGCSAAAEVIDLISPLPPRRCPVSKPQECVEVIELSDTENDATPQHARKMVREQVSTAYGDYLYKKSDNCASKISVICFD; this is encoded by the exons ATGGGAGTGAAGAATCTGTGGGATATCTTGGAAACTTGCAAGAAAACTCTCCCCCTTCATCATCTCCA GAACAAGAGGGTGTGTGTGGATTTGTCGTGTTGGATTGTTCAGCTTCAAAATGTGAACAGATCCCACTGTCCATTGAAAGACAAGCTCTATTTGAAGAGTCTCTTCCACCGCCTCAGAGCCCTCCTTGCTTTGAATTGCAGCCTTATCTTCGTCACCG ACGGCTCAATTCCCGGTATCAAATTATCTACATATAGGCGCCGCTTGAATACTGGAAATGAG GCAATGCCTATTGTACATGCTAAGCATACTAGTCAAAATGTATCATCTTTGAAAAGAAATATGGGATCTGAATTTTCTTGCATGATCAAAGAAGCCAAATTACTGGGCATTGCCCTTGGGATTCAATGCCTAGATGG GATTGAGGAGGCTGAAGCTCAATGCGCTTTGCTGAACGCAGAATCATTATGT GATGGATGTTTTACATCAGATTCCGATGCTTTTCTGTTTGGTGCAAGAACAGTTTATAGAGACATTTGTTTGG GAGAAGGTGGTTATGTTACTTGCTATGAAATGGACGATATTGAGAGAGAACTTGGGTTTGGAAGGGATTCCTTG ATTACTCTTGCTATTCTTCTGGGGAGCGATTACACCCAAGGAATTCGTGGGGTTGGGCCG GAGTATGCTTGTCAGCTTGTGAGAGCTGCTGGTGATTCGTCTGTTCTTCAGCGGCTTGCATCAGAGGGCTTGTCATTTGCAAAGAAGCCAAAAAACTCAaaaaagaagggcaaaattagTGAGGGTGAAAATAAAGAGAATTATGTTGATAACAAGAGGGATTTTAATG GGAACGAATCTGATTTTCCAATGGAAAATCAATTCTCGCAAGTGATAAATGCATACATGAAGCCCAAGTGTCATTCAGCAGACTCAGATGCAGTGAACAG GGCTCTTGCTCTCTATCAAGTCAACAACAACCAGCTGCATCAGATTTGTGCTCAATATTTCGACTGGCCGCCTGAAAAGACAG ATGAGTACATCCTTCCGAAGATTGCTGAAAGAAACTTGAGGCGATTTGCTAACCTTCGCGTCACTTCTTCCAAATTAGACCTCCATATGCCAATCAACGAG ATGCCAGTGAAATGTCCTATATCTAGGATTATCAAGCAAAGAAAAATCCAGGGAAGGGACTATTTTGAGGTTTCGTGGGAAGACATGGATGAAGTGGAAGCATCAGTTGTACCTGCTGATCTTGTGCAGAG TGCTTGCCCTGAAAAGATCATGGAGTTCCGGGAGCTAAAAGCTCAGAAACAGATGCCCAGTCGTAAACCAAGACAGAAACAGAAACAAGACACAAAGGAACTCGACAGAAAGCTCCAACAACTGGTGGACGAGATTGAGAAGGAGAGCACCACCTCGAACGCCATTGGAGAGACGAAAATAGATGCTCCCACATCGAGACAGAAGACGGTCGACATCGAGGAAATCGATGGAAAGCTTCAGGAACTGATCATCGACACAGAAAAGGAGAGCAGTAGTAGCGGCTCGACTAATCCAAGAGGAGGAATGCTTCAGCAACAGAGGATGATGCACTTTGGTACCAGCATTGGTGGTTGCTCTGCTGCTGCAGAAGTTATTGATCTCATTAGTCCGCTGCCACCACGACGATGTCCGGTGTCGAAGCCCCAAGAGTGTGTTGAGGTGATTGAGCTGAGTGATACGGAGAATGATGCCACACCTCAACATGCAAGAAAAATGGTTAGAGAGCAAGTCTCAACAGCATACGGTGACTACCTTTATAAAAAATCTGATAACTGTGCTTCTAAAATTAGTGTGATTTGTTTTGATTAA
- the LOC121782234 gene encoding remorin-like, which produces MAEEEVKAVESKPCAESPPPVAEPPKDVAEEKAVVPPPLPPVQDKPDDSKALVIVEKPEAAAKEKKSEEGSINRDAALSRVATEKRLSLIKAWEESEKSKAENKAQKKMSSVVAWENSKKATLEAELKKIEEQLEKAKAGYIEKTKNKIAVLHKQAEEKRAMIEAKRGEELLKAEETSAKYRATGTGPKKLLGCF; this is translated from the exons ATGGCGGAGGAGGAAGTAAAAGCAGTCGAGTCCAAGCCTTGTGCCGAGTCCCCGCCTCCGGTGGCCGAGCCGCCAAAAGACGTGGCTGAGGAGAAAGCTGTGGTGCCACCGCCACTACCTCCGGTGCAGGACAAACCAGACGACTCCAAAGCTCTAGTCATAGTTGAAA AACCCGAAGCTGCtgccaaagaaaaaaaatcagagGAGGGCTCCATAAACAGAG ATGCTGCGCTTTCCCGAGTAGCTACAGAGAAGAGATTGTCGTTGATCAAAGCATGGGAGGAAAGTGAGAAATCAAAAGCTGAGAACAA GGCACAGAAGAAAATGTCGTCTGTCGTGGCTTGGGAGAATAGCAAGAAAGCGACTCTCGAAGCTGAGCTGAAGAAGATAGAG GAGCAACTGGAGAAAGCGAAGGCCGGGTATATTGAGAAAACGAAGAACAAGATTGCTGTACTCCACAAGCAAGCGGAGGAGAAACGAGCGATGATTGAGGCGAAGCGTGGAGAGGAACTTCTCAAAGCGGAAGAGACGTCAGCAAAATATCGCGCCACGGGCACTGGTCCAAAGAAATTACTTGGTTGTTTCTGA
- the LOC121782196 gene encoding transcription factor LAF1-like, producing MGCKKPTQKHKKGLWSPDEDHKLTNHIMKHGHACWSSIPINAGLERNGKSSRLRWINYLRPGLKRGAFSFQEEEKILALHQLLGSKWSQIAYYLPGRTDNEIKNYWHFYLKKRVEPTSSSASKSGPKDFSFQSLENMAGSSTDHQQGAEKCILPKLLFAEWLSLDQFNGSSSSIAQVDCGSSNSEDSSAHGLQQLSGEMLGEFHSKPNFVCVDDFGFEDQISESSLVDYFLGVFDFCCDELYM from the exons ATGGGCTGTAAGAAGCCGACACAGAAGCACAAGAAGGGGCTTTGGTCACCAGATGAAGACCACAAGCTCACAAACCACATCATGAAACATGGCCATGCCTGCTGGAGCTCCATTCCTATCAATGCAG GTCTGGAAAGGAATGGAAAGAGCAGCAGATTGAGGTGGATTAACTATCTAAGGCCAGGATTGAAGCGAGGGGCGTTTAGCTTCCAAGAGGAGGAGAAGATCCTGGCCCTTCATCAACTTTTAGGAAGCAA ATGGTCTCAGATAGCATATTACCTACCTGGAAGAACTGATAATGAGATAAAAAACTACTGGCATTTTTACCTTAAGAAAAGAGTGGAACCAACCTCTTCTTCTGCTTCAAAGTCGGGTCCAAAAGATTTTAGCTTCCAGTCTCTAGAAAACATGGCAGGATCATCAACGGACCACCAACAAGGAGCAGAGAAATGCATCTTACCAAAACTCCTTTTTGCTGAGTGGCTCTCTCTTGACCAGTTCAATGGCTCTTCTTCCAGCATTGCACAGGTCGACTGTGGAAGCTCGAATTCAGAAGATTCTTCTGCTCACGGCCTGCAGCAGCTCAGCGGAGAGATGCTTGGTGAGTTCCACAGTAAACCAAACTTTGTTTGTGTTGATGATTTTGGCTTCGAGGATCAGATCTCGGAGAGTAGTCTTGTGGATTATTTCCTGGGAGTTTTTGACTTTTGTTGTGATGAATTGTATATGTGA
- the LOC121782232 gene encoding transcription factor MYB17-like has protein sequence MGMKREKEEVKKKRKKGRRPCCEREGVTKGAWSPEEDKILVEFITQNGHGTWRNLPQLAGLLRCGKSCRLRWTNYLRPDIKRGPFSPEEETMIIQLHGALGNKWAAIASHLAGRTDNDVKNFWNSHLRKRFDSKALDRPSSSSKSVGTKSGSPHMVKWEGVRFDAEFHLSMPFNNSKGDYFLHLWNTEVGESFRNVHKTGDGCGGAASRSSTSQSSSSLTKVESTSVFELCKTPSPVEMKVKLRDVKKETEEDIAVFSDTSKPYELEDPSDSMLKLLLDFPIGGNDMAFLDASEVST, from the exons ATGGggatgaagagagagaaagaggaggtgaagaagaagaggaagaagggaAGAAGGCCATGttgtgagagagagggagtgaCCAAAGGAGCTTGGAGTCCTGAGGAGGACAAGATTCTTGTTGAGTTTATCACACAGAATGGACATGGAACATGGAGGAATCTCCCTCAGCTTGCag GTCTCCTTCGCTGTGGAAAGAGCTGTCGTCTTCGCTGGACCAACTATCTTCGACCTGACATCAAACGTGGTCCCTTCAGCCCGGAGGAAGAGACCATGATTATTCAACTGCACGGTGCGCTTGGTAACAA ATGGGCTGCCATTGCCTCTCATCTCGCAGGAAGAACAGACAACGATGTCAAGAACTTCTGGAACTCACATTTGAGGAAGCGCTTCGACAGCAAGGCCCTCGACCGGCCATCTTCATCTTCAAAGTCTGTTGGCACAAAATCTGGTTCCCCTCACATGGTTAAGTGGGAAGGTGTGAGGTTCGATGCTGAGTTCCACCTCTCTATGCCGTTCAACAACAGCAAAGGTGACTACTTCCTACACCTCTGGAACACTGAAGTCGGAGAGTCATTCAGAAACGTGCACAAGACTGGAGATGGATGTGGTGGAGCTGCATCTCGCAGTTCAACATCACAGTCATCATCATCCTTGACCAAAGTTGAGTCAACCAGTGTTTTTGAACTCTGTAAGACCCCCAGCCCAGTAGAGATGAAAGTCAAGCTTAGGGATGTCAAGAAGGAAACAGAGGAGGACATTGCTGTGTTTTCAGACACATCTAAGCCATATGAGCTTGAAGATCCATCTGATTCAATGCTGAAGCTGCTGCTGGATTTTCCTATTGGTGGTAACGACATGGCATTTCTCGACGCCAGTGAGGTCTCTACATAA